One Micromonospora sp. FIMYZ51 genomic window carries:
- a CDS encoding BTAD domain-containing putative transcriptional regulator → MRFQILGPLRVGAGETTITAGRDRVVLAVLLLRANRIVPVDELVDAIWEEHPPVTARAQLQTCVSRLRQRFAGLGLPPETIVTDPVGYGVHTAPGELDTEVFARHVDAARAALATGQLIDARRQFRAALQLSRGAALSGIPNQSVRRRAQALDEQVLAVFEECVDVELRLGHAAALLDELSERLEQHPLRERLRGQLMLALSAVGRQADALVLYREGRRRYAEELGIEPGAGLQELHQRVLAGDLAVAGSTRRDTAPVRGLPRSISDFTGRSETVARLVKEIEEGETRLQLIDGMAGSGKTTLAVHVATQLADQYPDAQLFIDLHGHSERAPLSPAAALATLLRQLGVPAERIPVELDDRVARWRTELADRRALVLLDNAATAAQVTPLLPNGPGCLTLVTSRRRLVGLDGGRPSSLPVLAPDEAIELLDRVAGGERVAAEPAAAAEVVRRCGYLPLAIRLAGARLVHRPRWRIADLAERLAGSRDTLAELAAGQRSVGDAFALSYAQVSPAAQRTFRLLGLHPDVRFDSTVAAALVDLPLPEAQDLLDELVDAHLVDEPEPGRYRLHDLVREYARTLLSEPAHATERQAALHRLLDHHLHVLATISRQVEQPISRRTLTLPDPPRPDLVAVCAARGVAWFDEQRSTLVALVRLAEEHFPRHCWQLARACWRLLYNGGHLDELVETHNAGLRAAETLGDESATALLLNYLASAEFRLARFAQAIRLLERVVELCRRNELSQLLPNALWNLGIASSTSGGPRRAAAYFREAAPLLRGADQRTEQAALLTNLTFALISWGRYEEALRASRNHLMLARALGDRRQLANAVGHTGIVRHRLGHIGPARRLLRAGLALQREVDSRFNEGEVLNELGVIEREAGRPEEAAALHRQALILISEVGDLVGQCASRNLLARAILDQGDVRSAQDLFGRVLLDATRIEHRYEQARALDGIARCVRDRDPVAARSHWVRALSLLRQVESPDAAEVERQLDELPPV, encoded by the coding sequence ATGCGGTTTCAGATCCTGGGGCCACTGCGCGTCGGTGCGGGCGAAACCACCATCACCGCAGGTCGAGACCGGGTCGTACTCGCAGTCCTGCTGCTGCGGGCCAACCGCATCGTGCCGGTCGATGAGCTGGTGGACGCCATCTGGGAAGAGCATCCCCCGGTCACCGCCCGAGCTCAGCTCCAGACCTGCGTGTCCCGGTTGCGACAGCGCTTCGCCGGCCTCGGGCTGCCGCCGGAGACCATCGTCACCGACCCGGTCGGCTATGGCGTCCACACCGCTCCCGGCGAACTGGACACCGAGGTTTTCGCCCGCCACGTCGATGCCGCTCGGGCCGCGCTCGCGACCGGGCAGCTGATCGACGCGCGCCGGCAGTTCCGGGCCGCGCTGCAATTGTCCCGTGGGGCGGCGCTCAGCGGGATTCCGAATCAGAGCGTGCGGCGGCGGGCCCAGGCGCTTGACGAACAGGTCCTCGCGGTGTTCGAGGAGTGTGTGGACGTCGAGCTGCGGCTCGGCCACGCGGCGGCGCTGCTCGACGAGTTGAGCGAGCGATTGGAGCAGCACCCGTTGCGGGAGCGCCTGCGCGGACAGCTCATGCTGGCGCTCTCGGCGGTCGGCCGGCAGGCGGACGCGCTCGTGCTGTACCGGGAAGGTCGCCGCCGGTACGCCGAGGAACTCGGCATCGAGCCGGGTGCCGGGTTGCAGGAACTGCATCAGCGGGTGCTCGCCGGCGATCTCGCCGTCGCCGGTTCGACCCGCCGCGACACCGCCCCGGTACGCGGGCTGCCCCGGTCGATCAGCGACTTCACCGGCCGCTCGGAGACGGTCGCCCGGCTGGTCAAGGAGATCGAGGAAGGGGAGACCCGGCTCCAACTGATCGACGGGATGGCCGGCAGCGGCAAGACCACCCTGGCCGTGCACGTGGCCACCCAGCTGGCCGACCAGTATCCGGATGCCCAGCTCTTCATCGATCTGCACGGGCACAGCGAGCGGGCGCCGCTGAGCCCGGCCGCCGCGCTGGCCACCCTGCTGCGGCAGCTCGGGGTGCCGGCCGAGCGCATCCCGGTCGAGCTGGACGACCGGGTGGCCCGCTGGCGTACCGAACTTGCCGACCGGCGTGCCCTGGTGCTGCTGGACAATGCCGCCACCGCCGCGCAGGTCACGCCACTGCTGCCAAACGGCCCCGGCTGCCTGACCCTGGTCACCAGCCGGCGCCGGCTGGTGGGTCTGGACGGGGGGCGACCGTCGTCCCTGCCCGTGCTCGCCCCGGACGAGGCGATCGAGCTGCTCGATCGGGTGGCCGGCGGTGAGCGGGTGGCGGCGGAGCCGGCAGCTGCCGCCGAGGTGGTACGCCGCTGCGGCTATCTGCCGCTGGCGATCCGGCTGGCCGGCGCCCGACTGGTGCACCGTCCCCGGTGGCGGATCGCCGATCTGGCCGAACGGCTTGCCGGCAGCCGTGACACGCTTGCCGAACTGGCCGCCGGGCAACGCTCCGTCGGGGACGCCTTCGCCCTGTCGTACGCGCAGGTGTCGCCGGCCGCGCAGCGGACCTTCCGACTGCTCGGGCTGCATCCGGACGTACGCTTCGACAGCACGGTCGCCGCGGCCCTGGTCGACCTGCCGCTGCCCGAGGCACAGGACCTGCTGGACGAACTTGTCGACGCCCATCTGGTGGACGAGCCGGAACCCGGCCGGTACCGGCTGCACGATCTGGTCCGGGAGTACGCCCGGACGCTGTTGAGCGAACCGGCCCACGCCACGGAACGGCAGGCCGCGCTGCACCGGCTGCTCGATCACCATCTGCACGTGCTCGCGACGATCAGCCGACAGGTCGAGCAGCCGATCAGCCGGCGTACCCTCACCCTGCCCGATCCGCCGCGACCCGACCTGGTGGCGGTCTGCGCCGCTCGCGGGGTGGCCTGGTTCGACGAGCAGCGCTCGACGTTGGTGGCGCTGGTCAGACTGGCGGAGGAACACTTTCCCCGGCACTGCTGGCAGCTGGCTCGGGCCTGCTGGCGGCTGCTCTACAACGGCGGGCACCTCGATGAGTTGGTCGAGACGCACAATGCTGGTCTGCGGGCGGCCGAGACTCTCGGCGACGAGTCCGCGACCGCGCTGTTGCTCAACTACCTCGCCTCCGCCGAGTTCCGGCTGGCCCGTTTCGCGCAGGCGATCCGGCTGTTGGAGCGGGTGGTCGAGCTGTGCCGGCGCAACGAGCTGTCCCAGCTGCTGCCGAACGCGCTGTGGAACCTCGGCATCGCCAGCTCCACCAGTGGCGGCCCACGCCGCGCCGCCGCGTACTTCCGGGAGGCGGCGCCGTTGCTGCGCGGCGCTGACCAGCGAACTGAGCAGGCGGCTCTGCTGACCAACCTGACCTTCGCACTGATCTCCTGGGGCCGGTACGAGGAGGCGCTGCGGGCCAGCCGCAACCACCTGATGCTGGCCCGGGCGCTTGGTGACCGCCGGCAGCTGGCGAACGCCGTGGGGCACACCGGCATCGTGCGCCATCGGTTGGGACACATCGGGCCGGCGCGGCGGTTGCTGCGGGCGGGGCTGGCCCTTCAGCGCGAGGTAGACAGCCGGTTCAACGAGGGCGAGGTGCTCAACGAGCTCGGTGTGATCGAGCGCGAGGCCGGCCGGCCGGAGGAGGCGGCGGCGTTGCACCGGCAGGCGCTGATCCTGATCAGCGAGGTCGGGGACCTGGTCGGCCAGTGTGCGTCCCGCAATCTGCTGGCCCGCGCCATTCTCGACCAGGGCGACGTACGCAGCGCCCAGGACCTGTTCGGGCGGGTGTTGCTCGACGCCACGAGGATCGAGCACCGCTACGAGCAGGCGCGTGCGCTTGACGGCATCGCCCGCTGCGTGCGGGACCGCGACCCGGTCGCGGCCAGGTCCCACTGGGTTCGGGCGCTGTCGCTGCTGCGTCAGGTCGAGTCGCCCGATGCTGCTGAGGTCGAGCGGCAGCTGGACGAGCTGCCACCGGTGTGA
- a CDS encoding fumarate hydratase — protein MSSAAAEFSYAPLLPTGPDQTEYRLVTDEGVDVVNGPGGRRFLTVDPAALTALTAEAMHDIAHFLRPAHLAQLRSIIDDPAASPNDRFVALDLLRNANIAAGGVLPMCQDTGTAIVMGKRGRHVLTDGTDAEAISRGVWQAYTRLNLRYSQLAPLTMWEERNTGSNLPAQVELYAEDPDGHPDAYKFLFMAKGGGSANKSYLYQETKALLNPTRMMQFLEEKLRLIGTSACPPYHLAVVIGGTSAEYALKTAKYASAKYLDALPTSGSMSAHGFRDLELEAEVLELTRNFGIGAQFGGRYFCHDVRVVRLPRHGASCPVAIAVSCSADRQAVAKITPSGVWLERLETDPARYLPEVTEAQLDSSEVVHVDLNRPMDEIRAELAKYPVKTRLSLTGPLVVARDIAHAKIAERLDAGEPMPQYLRDHAVYYAGPAKTPEGYASGSFGPTTAGRMDAYVEKFQAAGGSMVMLAKGNRSAQVTRSCAQHGGFYLGSIGGPAARLAQDCIRHVEVLEYAELGMEAIWKIEVADFPAFIVVDDKGNDFFAEVTKPVLTIGRR, from the coding sequence ATGAGTAGTGCCGCCGCCGAATTCTCGTACGCGCCCCTGCTGCCGACCGGTCCCGACCAGACGGAGTACCGCCTGGTCACCGACGAGGGGGTCGACGTCGTCAACGGTCCGGGTGGTCGGCGGTTCCTCACCGTGGACCCGGCCGCGTTGACCGCGTTGACCGCCGAGGCGATGCACGACATCGCGCACTTCCTGCGTCCGGCGCACCTGGCCCAGCTGCGTTCGATCATCGACGACCCGGCGGCCTCGCCGAACGACCGGTTCGTCGCGCTGGACCTGCTGCGCAACGCCAACATCGCCGCCGGCGGGGTGCTGCCGATGTGCCAGGACACCGGCACCGCGATCGTGATGGGCAAGCGTGGCCGGCACGTGCTCACCGACGGCACCGACGCCGAGGCGATCTCCCGTGGTGTGTGGCAGGCGTACACCCGGCTCAACCTGCGCTACTCCCAGCTCGCCCCGCTGACCATGTGGGAGGAGCGGAACACCGGCAGCAACCTGCCCGCCCAGGTGGAGTTGTACGCCGAGGACCCGGACGGGCACCCGGACGCGTACAAGTTCCTCTTCATGGCCAAGGGCGGTGGCTCGGCCAACAAGTCGTACCTCTACCAGGAGACCAAGGCGCTGCTGAACCCGACGCGGATGATGCAGTTCCTGGAGGAGAAGCTGCGGTTGATCGGCACTTCGGCCTGCCCGCCGTACCACCTGGCCGTGGTGATCGGTGGCACCAGCGCCGAGTACGCCCTGAAGACGGCCAAGTACGCCTCCGCGAAGTACCTCGACGCGCTGCCCACCTCCGGCTCGATGAGCGCCCACGGTTTCCGGGACCTGGAGTTGGAGGCGGAGGTGCTGGAGCTGACCCGCAACTTCGGCATCGGCGCGCAGTTCGGCGGGCGTTACTTCTGCCACGACGTGCGGGTGGTGCGGCTGCCCCGGCACGGCGCCTCCTGCCCGGTGGCGATCGCGGTGTCGTGTTCGGCGGACCGGCAGGCGGTCGCCAAGATCACCCCGTCGGGGGTGTGGCTGGAGCGACTGGAAACCGACCCGGCCCGCTACCTGCCCGAGGTCACCGAGGCGCAGCTGGACAGCTCCGAGGTGGTCCACGTCGACCTGAACCGTCCGATGGACGAGATCCGGGCCGAACTCGCCAAGTACCCGGTCAAGACCCGGCTTTCGCTCACCGGCCCGCTGGTGGTCGCCCGGGACATCGCGCACGCCAAGATCGCCGAGCGGTTGGATGCCGGCGAGCCGATGCCGCAGTACCTGCGGGACCACGCGGTCTACTACGCCGGCCCGGCGAAGACCCCGGAGGGCTACGCCTCCGGTTCGTTCGGCCCGACCACCGCCGGCCGGATGGACGCGTACGTGGAGAAGTTCCAGGCTGCCGGCGGGTCGATGGTGATGCTGGCCAAGGGCAACCGGTCCGCGCAGGTGACCCGTTCCTGCGCGCAGCACGGTGGCTTCTACCTCGGCTCGATCGGTGGCCCCGCCGCTCGGCTCGCCCAGGACTGCATCCGGCATGTGGAGGTCCTGGAATACGCGGAGCTGGGCATGGAGGCGATCTGGAAAATCGAGGTGGCGGACTTCCCGGCCTTCATCGTCGTCGACGACAAGGGCAACGACTTCTTCGCCGAGGTGACCAAGCCGGTGCTCACCATCGGCCGCCGCTGA
- a CDS encoding PQQ-binding-like beta-propeller repeat protein gives MAKGSGLGVRGGLLLGLIIVVVLAATGVWNPFPGMWEWVNRRQPISEPDVVWQERIGGTPRSVTIAGDAVVVEQRTRVEARSLAAGSQLWERKADWTAVAGAGAEAVVVVGRLLVKGYEVLDPTTGATRRRDDDAVAVWTYRNLLLDARCVEATDCTLSAWEPRGTAPLWTAFLPGVSSGLFADNPNLLDTRRLTTARIHDEVAGPEAVPPLLGFPVDGRVHVVDTATGRVLQNVEPGRDERLAVIGGRLLHIAARSQDGSCYFAISGRDPASGQETWQRAGLNLRTADSAGCVQREDPYGARNVLVGVAPDGRETVLDGYDGRLLLVVENAERVLAVDDRYAVVRTGDRGAVSTRELGSGQVRWNRPAGAKAGAALTPYAVVLADEKPNRLAALDPRTGLELAVLRTSANALAVGPAGMVIGEGREIGYVRFGAGDPPRDGAPPGDGTGPALGPANPGDGPRPQDSCGPKNELCVAPDTGK, from the coding sequence GTGGCGAAGGGGAGCGGCCTCGGCGTACGTGGCGGGCTGCTGCTCGGCCTGATCATCGTGGTAGTGCTCGCGGCGACCGGAGTGTGGAATCCGTTTCCGGGAATGTGGGAGTGGGTCAACCGCCGTCAGCCGATCTCCGAGCCGGACGTGGTCTGGCAGGAACGGATCGGTGGCACCCCGCGCAGCGTCACGATCGCCGGTGACGCCGTGGTGGTCGAGCAGCGTACCCGGGTCGAGGCGCGCAGCCTGGCCGCCGGCAGCCAACTGTGGGAGCGGAAGGCCGACTGGACCGCCGTGGCCGGCGCTGGTGCCGAAGCCGTGGTCGTCGTCGGCCGGCTGTTGGTCAAGGGGTACGAGGTGCTCGACCCGACGACCGGGGCGACCCGGCGGCGGGACGACGACGCGGTGGCGGTCTGGACCTACCGGAACCTGTTGCTCGACGCGCGTTGCGTCGAGGCGACGGACTGCACCCTCAGTGCCTGGGAACCGCGCGGGACCGCTCCGCTGTGGACCGCCTTCCTGCCGGGGGTGAGCAGCGGCCTGTTCGCCGACAACCCGAATTTGCTCGACACCCGTCGACTCACCACCGCCCGCATCCACGACGAGGTGGCCGGCCCGGAAGCGGTGCCACCGCTGCTCGGCTTCCCGGTCGACGGCCGGGTGCACGTGGTCGACACCGCCACCGGCCGGGTGTTGCAGAACGTCGAACCCGGTCGGGACGAGCGGTTGGCGGTGATCGGGGGACGCCTGCTGCACATCGCCGCCCGGTCCCAGGACGGCAGCTGCTACTTCGCCATTTCCGGCCGGGATCCGGCCAGCGGGCAGGAGACGTGGCAGCGCGCCGGGCTCAACCTGCGTACCGCCGACAGCGCCGGGTGCGTGCAGCGGGAGGACCCGTACGGTGCCCGCAACGTGCTGGTCGGGGTAGCGCCCGACGGCCGGGAGACGGTGCTCGACGGGTACGACGGGCGGCTGCTGCTGGTGGTCGAGAACGCCGAACGGGTGCTCGCGGTGGACGACCGGTACGCGGTGGTGCGTACCGGCGATCGGGGTGCGGTCTCGACCCGTGAACTCGGCTCCGGCCAGGTGCGGTGGAACCGGCCGGCCGGTGCGAAGGCGGGTGCCGCGCTGACGCCGTACGCCGTCGTCCTGGCCGACGAGAAGCCGAACCGCCTGGCGGCGCTCGATCCCCGCACCGGACTGGAGTTGGCGGTGCTGCGCACCTCGGCGAATGCGCTCGCGGTCGGGCCGGCCGGCATGGTGATCGGAGAGGGGCGCGAGATCGGGTACGTCCGGTTCGGCGCGGGCGACCCACCGCGCGACGGTGCTCCCCCGGGCGACGGCACCGGCCCGGCGCTCGGGCCCGCCAACCCCGGCGATGGCCCGCGACCGCAGGACAGCTGCGGTCCGAAGAACGAGTTGTGTGTGGCCCCGGACACCGGCAAGTGA
- a CDS encoding MFS transporter yields MNSSSTTAAPRTPDRPATFRDVFAVAEFRVVFASFGVFMIGETVKMLALSVLVYERTGSGLLAALAYVTGFLPHALGGLFLLALADRWPARGLIVGYDLLRLAMVAVLATGLLSPSAMLGLVAVVALFGPVSSAARNALLPELLRGDAYVLGRSLFSVAAGGTQVAGFALGGLMLGLVGPYGALWLTAATCGLSALMVRVGLARRPARSHSISAPDGPARTGAVRETMRVNRQLFADRRIRGLLLAQWLPGSLLVGAEGVAVPYAADLGPGANAGVLLMAGAGGMLVGDLLVGRFVAPARRERWTPWLALLLGLPMLAFLATPALIPAAALFAVATAGFAYQLGLARRFLDAVPEVRRGQAFGLLSTGMMAAQGLAAAGAGVLSETLAPGVVMAVAGAASVIATLTLWPVLTPARARR; encoded by the coding sequence GTGAACAGCAGCAGTACGACGGCAGCCCCGAGGACGCCGGACCGGCCGGCCACCTTCCGGGACGTCTTCGCCGTCGCCGAGTTCCGGGTGGTCTTCGCCAGCTTCGGCGTCTTCATGATCGGCGAGACGGTGAAGATGCTCGCCCTCTCCGTGCTCGTCTACGAACGCACCGGTTCCGGCCTACTGGCCGCCCTGGCGTACGTGACCGGGTTCCTGCCGCACGCACTGGGCGGGCTGTTCCTGTTGGCGCTGGCCGACCGGTGGCCGGCGCGCGGACTGATCGTCGGCTACGACCTGCTGCGACTGGCCATGGTCGCGGTACTCGCCACCGGGCTGCTTTCCCCCTCGGCGATGCTCGGTCTGGTCGCGGTGGTGGCACTGTTCGGCCCGGTCAGCAGCGCCGCCCGGAACGCGCTGCTGCCGGAACTGCTGCGCGGCGACGCGTACGTGCTGGGACGTTCGTTGTTCAGCGTGGCGGCCGGCGGTACCCAGGTGGCCGGGTTCGCTCTCGGTGGCCTGATGCTCGGCCTGGTCGGACCGTACGGTGCGCTCTGGCTCACCGCAGCGACCTGCGGTCTGTCCGCGCTGATGGTGCGGGTCGGCCTGGCCCGCCGTCCCGCCCGGTCGCACTCGATCTCGGCGCCGGACGGGCCGGCCCGGACCGGAGCGGTCCGCGAGACGATGCGGGTCAACCGGCAACTCTTCGCCGACCGTCGGATCCGGGGACTGCTGCTCGCCCAGTGGTTGCCCGGTTCGCTGCTGGTCGGCGCGGAAGGAGTCGCCGTACCGTACGCGGCCGACCTGGGGCCGGGCGCGAATGCCGGCGTACTGCTGATGGCCGGCGCGGGCGGGATGCTTGTCGGTGACCTGCTGGTGGGGCGGTTCGTGGCGCCGGCCCGCCGCGAACGGTGGACGCCGTGGCTGGCGTTGTTGCTCGGCCTGCCCATGCTGGCGTTCCTGGCCACACCGGCGCTGATACCGGCGGCGGCGCTGTTCGCGGTGGCCACCGCAGGGTTCGCCTATCAGCTCGGGCTGGCGCGGCGGTTCCTCGACGCGGTTCCCGAGGTACGCCGGGGGCAGGCGTTCGGACTGCTCAGCACCGGCATGATGGCCGCACAGGGGCTGGCGGCGGCGGGCGCGGGCGTGCTCAGTGAGACGCTCGCGCCCGGTGTGGTGATGGCCGTCGCCGGTGCCGCATCGGTAATCGCCACCCTGACCCTGTGGCCGGTCCTCACCCCGGCACGTGCCCGGCGATGA
- a CDS encoding winged helix-turn-helix domain-containing protein, which yields MQIEVTPADLAASRFAISPLGEAVWALRLHTGQHAVPGLMPWVARTRQAFDRLRRELPAVGALIALLRRGGYNADFIQPPPDGTGRDFADELAVVRATPLAQARDELARNLTGLRTPPAYARQIYDAPDVVDQIADAIEASWTHLVEPDWPRLRAVLERDLVRRAGRLLAYGWGAAIADLDPRLRWVSSGGLGAIEVADRDSRSYSLDGSGLLFIPTVFGMMINYVQPPWPYAIVYPASGVAELLGPPDPARPDDALDRLVGRSRAAVLRALALPATTSQLVAQLGLSLGGVGDHLSVLRDAGLVSRVRSGRAVHYRRTPLGDALAAD from the coding sequence ATGCAGATCGAGGTCACCCCGGCCGACCTGGCGGCCAGCCGGTTCGCCATCTCGCCGCTGGGCGAGGCGGTCTGGGCGCTTCGGCTGCACACCGGGCAGCACGCCGTGCCCGGGCTGATGCCCTGGGTGGCGCGGACCCGACAAGCGTTCGACCGGTTGCGTCGGGAACTGCCGGCAGTGGGGGCGCTGATCGCGCTGCTACGCCGCGGCGGATACAACGCCGACTTCATCCAGCCACCGCCGGACGGCACCGGCCGGGATTTCGCCGACGAACTCGCGGTGGTCCGCGCCACTCCGCTTGCGCAGGCCCGCGACGAACTGGCCCGCAACCTCACGGGACTTCGAACCCCACCGGCGTACGCCCGCCAGATCTACGACGCCCCGGACGTGGTGGACCAGATCGCCGATGCCATCGAGGCGTCCTGGACACACCTGGTCGAACCGGACTGGCCCCGGTTGCGGGCGGTACTTGAGCGGGATCTGGTGCGCCGCGCCGGCCGGCTCCTCGCGTACGGCTGGGGGGCCGCCATCGCGGACCTGGACCCGCGACTGCGCTGGGTGTCCAGCGGCGGCCTCGGCGCGATCGAGGTGGCCGATCGGGATTCCCGCAGCTACTCGCTCGACGGCAGCGGCCTGCTGTTCATCCCCACCGTCTTCGGCATGATGATCAATTACGTCCAACCGCCCTGGCCGTACGCGATCGTCTACCCGGCCTCCGGGGTGGCCGAGCTGCTCGGCCCGCCGGATCCGGCCCGGCCCGACGACGCGCTGGACCGGCTGGTCGGGCGCTCCCGGGCGGCGGTGCTGCGGGCGCTCGCGCTGCCCGCCACCACCAGTCAGCTCGTCGCCCAACTCGGGCTGAGCCTGGGCGGTGTCGGCGACCACCTGTCGGTGCTGCGGGACGCGGGCCTGGTCAGCCGGGTCCGTTCCGGTCGGGCCGTGCACTACCGGCGTACCCCGCTGGGCGACGCCCTCGCCGCCGACTAG
- a CDS encoding Lrp/AsnC family transcriptional regulator yields the protein MNAGQAAQLDALDVSLIELLTEEPRIGVLECSRRLGVARGTVQARLDKLVDRGVIGGFGPTVAPRAIGFAVTSFVTLEISQRHGHDPVTSHLAGIPEVLEAHTITGSSDLLCRIVARSNADLQRVIDQIVAYEGISRASTIIALAEQIPYRVLPLLRSALVEGRAPS from the coding sequence ATGAACGCTGGTCAAGCTGCACAGCTAGACGCGCTGGACGTCTCCCTGATCGAACTGCTCACCGAGGAACCCCGGATCGGCGTGCTGGAGTGTTCCCGCCGGCTCGGCGTGGCCCGGGGCACCGTGCAGGCGCGGCTGGACAAGCTGGTCGACCGGGGCGTGATCGGCGGTTTCGGGCCCACGGTCGCGCCGAGGGCGATCGGCTTCGCGGTGACCAGCTTCGTCACCCTGGAGATCAGCCAGCGGCATGGGCACGATCCGGTCACCAGTCACCTGGCGGGAATCCCGGAGGTGCTGGAGGCGCACACGATCACCGGCTCCAGCGACCTGCTCTGCCGGATCGTGGCCCGCTCGAACGCCGACCTGCAACGGGTGATCGACCAGATCGTGGCGTACGAGGGAATCAGCCGCGCCTCCACCATCATCGCCCTGGCCGAGCAGATCCCCTACCGCGTCCTCCCCCTCCTCCGCTCCGCCTTGGTTGAAGGAAGGGCCCCTTCTTAA
- the hppD gene encoding 4-hydroxyphenylpyruvate dioxygenase: MTQAIDRPQSTEEIDVDALVGAVDHDIARDPFPVKGLDHVHFLVGNAKQAAHYYSTAFGMTCVAYRGPEQGYRDHAQYVLTSGSARFVLTGAVRPDAEGTEHVAKHSDGVSDIALEVPDVDAAYAHATAQGATGLVEPHDVSDEHGTVRMAAIAAYGDTRHTLVDRSRYTGPFLPGFVARGPIVDRQPMIDAGIQPKRFFQAVDHVVGNVELGRMDEWVEFYKRVMGFTNMAEFVGDDIATDYSALMSKVVANGTRKVKFPLNEPAIARKKSQIDEYLEFYQGPGAQHIAVATNDILASVDAMRAAGVDFLDTPDSYYDDPELRARIGEVRVPIEELKARKILVDRDEDGYLLQIFTKPVQDRPTVFFELIERHGSLGFGKGNFKALFEAIEREQEKRGNL; encoded by the coding sequence ATGACCCAGGCGATCGACCGACCCCAGTCGACCGAGGAGATCGACGTCGATGCCCTCGTCGGCGCCGTCGACCACGACATCGCCCGCGACCCGTTCCCGGTCAAGGGCCTCGACCACGTGCACTTCCTGGTAGGCAACGCCAAGCAGGCGGCGCACTACTACTCCACCGCGTTCGGCATGACCTGTGTGGCGTACCGGGGCCCGGAGCAGGGCTACCGCGACCACGCCCAGTACGTGCTGACAAGCGGCTCGGCCCGGTTCGTGCTGACCGGCGCGGTACGCCCCGACGCCGAGGGCACCGAGCACGTGGCGAAGCACAGCGACGGGGTCTCCGACATCGCGCTGGAGGTGCCGGACGTGGACGCCGCGTACGCGCACGCCACCGCGCAGGGTGCGACCGGCCTGGTGGAGCCGCACGACGTCAGCGACGAGCACGGCACCGTCCGGATGGCGGCCATCGCCGCGTACGGCGACACCCGGCACACCCTGGTCGACCGGTCCCGCTACACCGGCCCGTTCCTGCCCGGCTTCGTCGCGCGCGGGCCGATCGTGGACCGGCAGCCGATGATCGACGCCGGCATCCAGCCGAAGCGCTTCTTCCAGGCGGTCGACCACGTCGTCGGCAACGTGGAACTGGGCCGGATGGACGAGTGGGTCGAGTTCTACAAGCGGGTCATGGGCTTCACCAACATGGCGGAGTTCGTCGGCGACGACATCGCCACCGACTACTCGGCGCTGATGAGCAAGGTCGTCGCGAACGGCACCCGCAAGGTGAAGTTCCCGCTCAACGAGCCGGCGATCGCCCGCAAGAAGTCGCAGATCGACGAGTATCTGGAGTTCTACCAGGGCCCGGGCGCCCAGCACATCGCGGTCGCCACAAACGACATCCTGGCCAGCGTGGACGCGATGCGGGCCGCCGGTGTCGACTTCCTGGACACCCCGGACTCGTACTACGACGACCCGGAGCTGCGCGCCCGCATCGGCGAGGTACGCGTACCGATCGAGGAGCTGAAGGCCCGCAAGATCCTGGTCGACCGGGACGAGGACGGCTACCTGTTGCAGATCTTCACCAAGCCGGTGCAGGACCGCCCGACCGTCTTCTTCGAGCTGATCGAGCGGCACGGCTCGCTCGGTTTCGGCAAGGGCAACTTCAAGGCCCTCTTCGAGGCGATCGAGCGGGAGCAGGAGAAGCGCGGCAACCTGTAA